A genome region from Hydrogenoanaerobacterium saccharovorans includes the following:
- a CDS encoding ABC transporter ATP-binding protein, with the protein MRSIFKELKSFKLAVFGIVLLTFSSVLADLQLPNLLSNIINKGIVEGNNPYIIRIGLIMIAFALLSAVCNLFNGFLAARLSTGLGRNLRRKLFVKVEGFSLHEFDQIGTASLITRTTNDITQVQNFMMMFMRIVLQAPIMAIGGIFMAVSKNTGLSVIIFLSITVLVTVVLVIASKAMPLSKSMQKKLDAINRVLREKLTGIRVIRAFNTDEHEIKRFDKANIDFSKTSLKMQRIMSSTIPTVMLIMNATTIAIVAVGSKWVAQGTLLDGDIVAVIQYVMQIMISLTMLSMIFVMMPRATASADRINEVMNMQLSIKNPEKPVESSKLKGYVEFKNVSFRFNHAEEPALSNISFSAKPGETTAIIGSTGSGKSTLVNLIPRLYDATEGQVLVDGIDVREYNQSVLRDKIGYVPQKAVLFTGSIAENIRYGNDNAGNEEIKKAAEIAQAWEFISDKPLKLDEHIAQGGTNVSGGQKQRLAIARAIVKKPEIYIFDDSFSALDFKTDVQLRKSLKPETKEATVIIVAQRVSTIMDADRILVLDEGRIVGEGTHQELLQNCDVYKEIVSSQLSAEEIQKGGNV; encoded by the coding sequence ATGCGAAGCATTTTCAAAGAATTAAAATCATTTAAATTAGCGGTGTTCGGTATTGTGCTTCTTACATTCAGCAGTGTACTGGCAGATTTGCAGCTGCCGAACCTGCTGTCCAATATAATCAATAAAGGTATCGTTGAAGGCAATAATCCATATATTATTCGCATCGGGCTTATCATGATTGCTTTTGCACTGCTCAGTGCGGTTTGTAATCTGTTCAATGGTTTTTTGGCTGCACGCCTTTCCACAGGCTTAGGCCGTAACCTGCGCCGCAAACTTTTTGTTAAAGTTGAGGGCTTCTCATTGCACGAGTTTGATCAAATCGGTACAGCTTCACTGATTACCCGCACTACTAACGATATTACACAAGTGCAAAACTTTATGATGATGTTTATGCGTATAGTGCTGCAGGCACCTATCATGGCAATCGGCGGTATTTTTATGGCAGTCAGCAAAAATACAGGATTATCAGTTATCATTTTTCTTTCCATAACTGTACTTGTAACTGTGGTGCTGGTCATTGCCTCCAAAGCAATGCCGCTATCGAAATCAATGCAAAAAAAGCTGGATGCCATTAACCGCGTCTTGCGCGAAAAACTGACAGGTATTCGTGTTATTCGTGCATTTAACACAGATGAACACGAAATAAAGCGTTTTGACAAAGCAAACATTGATTTTTCTAAAACATCATTAAAAATGCAGCGAATTATGTCTTCTACCATACCTACCGTTATGTTAATTATGAACGCTACTACCATAGCTATTGTTGCGGTCGGTTCAAAGTGGGTTGCACAGGGCACACTGTTGGATGGAGATATTGTTGCAGTAATTCAGTATGTTATGCAGATTATGATTTCACTCACCATGCTCTCTATGATATTTGTTATGATGCCAAGGGCTACTGCATCTGCAGACCGTATCAATGAAGTAATGAATATGCAGTTATCAATAAAAAACCCCGAAAAACCGGTTGAAAGCAGCAAACTTAAAGGTTATGTCGAGTTTAAAAATGTCAGCTTTCGTTTTAATCACGCTGAAGAACCGGCACTCTCCAACATATCGTTTTCTGCAAAGCCGGGTGAGACAACTGCAATAATCGGCAGTACCGGCAGCGGAAAATCTACGCTTGTCAACCTGATTCCGCGCCTTTATGATGCGACTGAGGGGCAGGTTTTGGTAGACGGTATAGATGTTCGTGAATATAATCAAAGCGTTCTTCGCGATAAAATCGGCTATGTTCCTCAAAAAGCAGTGCTGTTCACGGGCTCAATCGCCGAGAACATCCGCTACGGTAATGATAATGCCGGCAATGAGGAGATAAAAAAAGCAGCCGAAATTGCACAGGCTTGGGAGTTTATATCTGATAAACCGCTAAAACTGGATGAACATATTGCACAAGGCGGCACCAATGTTTCGGGCGGACAAAAGCAGCGTCTTGCTATCGCACGTGCTATTGTAAAAAAACCTGAAATTTATATTTTCGACGATAGCTTTTCTGCGCTGGACTTTAAAACAGACGTTCAACTGCGTAAATCTTTAAAACCTGAAACCAAAGAAGCAACGGTAATTATCGTTGCACAGCGTGTAAGCACCATTATGGATGCAGACCGAATACTAGTACTGGATGAGGGACGTATCGTGGGTGAAGGTACTCACCAAGAGCTGTTGCAAAACTGCGATGTTTACAAAGAGATTGTCTCCTCACAGCTTTCTGCCGAGGAAATTCAGAAAGGAGGAAATGTCTGA
- a CDS encoding MarR family winged helix-turn-helix transcriptional regulator, which yields MEQNQNKLADEILINLSQMKRLSFTKTKHNALLKHGERAVLFCVQCSKEEKMKSTEIAAALNVAASGITPILNRLEKKGYILRSLDVTDRRVIIISLTELGKQVLEDTIDELRTHIKEVTDYLGEKDSTELLRITNRLLQYYTSKRNNQGGSVCEAFSKN from the coding sequence ATGGAACAAAATCAAAATAAACTGGCAGACGAAATTCTCATCAATTTATCGCAAATGAAAAGATTGAGTTTTACCAAAACAAAGCACAATGCCCTTTTAAAACATGGTGAGAGGGCAGTGCTGTTCTGCGTCCAATGTTCTAAAGAAGAAAAAATGAAATCCACTGAAATTGCAGCAGCACTGAATGTTGCTGCATCCGGTATTACCCCTATATTGAATCGTCTTGAAAAAAAGGGATACATCCTGCGCAGCTTAGATGTAACTGATAGGAGAGTAATTATCATTTCTCTTACAGAATTGGGTAAACAAGTGCTTGAAGATACAATCGATGAACTAAGAACGCATATTAAAGAAGTAACAGATTATCTCGGCGAAAAAGACAGTACCGAGCTTTTGCGTATTACCAACAGATTACTGCAATACTATACTTCAAAAAGAAATAATCAAGGAGGCTCTGTATGCGAAGCATTTTCAAAGAATTAA
- the aroQ gene encoding type II 3-dehydroquinate dehydratase — protein MKKRLLVIHGPNINLTGLRETGIYGKETIDDINAEITNYAEAEGFDCEVFQSNYEGGIIDKLHEARTAFDGVVLNAGAYTHYSIAIRDAISTIMVPVIEVHFSNIHAREEFRHTSVLAPVCAGQICGFGKYSYILAIAAMKQLL, from the coding sequence ATGAAAAAGCGCCTTTTGGTTATCCATGGTCCCAATATCAATCTTACCGGCCTTCGCGAAACAGGTATTTACGGCAAAGAAACCATTGATGACATCAATGCAGAGATTACCAACTATGCCGAGGCAGAAGGCTTTGACTGTGAGGTATTCCAATCGAATTACGAAGGCGGCATTATTGATAAACTGCACGAGGCGCGCACCGCTTTTGACGGCGTTGTGCTCAATGCAGGGGCATACACACACTACAGTATTGCCATTCGCGATGCAATATCCACTATTATGGTTCCTGTTATTGAGGTACACTTTTCAAATATTCATGCGCGCGAAGAATTTCGTCACACTTCGGTTTTGGCTCCTGTTTGTGCCGGGCAAATTTGCGGATTTGGAAAATACAGCTATATTCTTGCAATTGCCGCTATGAAGCAATTGCTTTAA
- the rpsU gene encoding 30S ribosomal protein S21: MAEIHIKDNESLDSALRRFKRSCAKSGVLAEVRKREHYEKPSVKRKKKSEAARKRKFK, encoded by the coding sequence ATGGCAGAAATTCATATTAAAGATAATGAATCACTTGACAGCGCTCTTAGAAGATTTAAGAGATCGTGCGCAAAATCCGGTGTTCTGGCTGAAGTGCGCAAGAGAGAGCATTATGAGAAGCCGTCTGTAAAGCGTAAGAAGAAGTCTGAGGCTGCTCGCAAACGCAAATTCAAGTAA
- a CDS encoding CD1247 N-terminal domain-containing protein, with protein sequence MTVTERVAYLRGLTEGLGVDDSTKEGRVIKEMLEVLDDIAFTMSDIEDDVAELSEQVDAIDEDLESLEEDFYEDEDECSCCDDEDEEFEDEDLYEVTCPKCGDTVYVNDDILDDGSIDCPNCGELLEFDFEAEDCDCGCGQDHECDCDK encoded by the coding sequence ATGACTGTAACTGAAAGAGTTGCTTATCTAAGAGGTTTGACCGAAGGTCTAGGCGTTGATGATTCCACCAAAGAAGGCAGAGTAATCAAAGAGATGCTTGAGGTCTTGGATGATATTGCTTTCACAATGTCTGACATTGAAGACGATGTGGCAGAATTGAGCGAGCAGGTTGATGCAATCGACGAGGACTTGGAATCTTTGGAAGAAGATTTTTATGAGGACGAAGACGAATGCAGCTGCTGCGATGATGAAGACGAAGAATTCGAAGACGAAGATTTATACGAAGTGACTTGCCCCAAATGCGGTGACACCGTATATGTAAACGACGACATTCTTGATGACGGTTCTATCGATTGCCCTAATTGCGGAGAGCTGCTCGAGTTTGATTTCGAGGCAGAAGACTGTGATTGTGGTTGTGGACAGGATCATGAATGTGATTGCGACAAATAA
- the efp gene encoding elongation factor P, whose product MISAGDFRNGVTFEMDGNVVQIIEFQHVKPGKGAAFVRTKIKNVISGSVTEKTFNPSDKFPTAYIERKEMEYLYEDGGLYYFMDSETYENLPINESILGDSFKFVKENTTVKVLSYKGNVFGVEPPNFIELKVTKTDPGFKGNTATNTTKPATLETGAQISVPLFIEEGDMIRVDTRVGEYMERA is encoded by the coding sequence ATGATATCAGCAGGCGATTTTAGAAATGGTGTTACATTTGAAATGGACGGCAACGTTGTACAGATTATAGAGTTCCAGCATGTAAAACCCGGCAAAGGTGCAGCTTTTGTAAGAACAAAAATTAAAAATGTAATTTCTGGTTCTGTAACTGAAAAAACTTTTAACCCAAGTGATAAATTCCCCACCGCTTACATTGAGCGTAAAGAGATGGAGTATCTGTACGAGGACGGCGGCTTGTACTACTTTATGGACAGCGAAACTTACGAAAATCTTCCTATTAACGAATCCATTCTTGGTGATAGCTTTAAATTCGTTAAAGAGAACACGACTGTTAAAGTGTTATCTTACAAAGGCAATGTTTTCGGTGTAGAGCCCCCCAACTTTATTGAGCTGAAGGTTACCAAAACCGACCCCGGCTTTAAGGGCAACACCGCTACTAATACAACAAAACCCGCTACACTCGAAACAGGCGCGCAAATCAGTGTCCCCTTGTTTATCGAAGAAGGCGATATGATTCGTGTAGATACCCGCGTGGGCGAATACATGGAGCGTGCATAA
- a CDS encoding YqeG family HAD IIIA-type phosphatase, with the protein MSIFYPYYSTKRAYDLTPQLLQSMKIKALLLDVDNTLTTHGNPVPDEKILDWLEIMKKSGIALMILSNNTHERVKPFAARLGLLFESSGAKPLPKGFRRCCERLGLPKSEVAIVGDQLFTDIAGANLFGMKSILVEPIELETGLLFFVKRVIERPILKAYHRGGRTKGETK; encoded by the coding sequence ATGTCGATATTTTATCCTTATTACAGCACCAAACGTGCTTACGACCTTACGCCCCAGCTGTTGCAATCAATGAAAATCAAGGCATTGCTGTTGGATGTGGACAATACCCTGACAACTCACGGGAATCCCGTTCCTGATGAAAAAATTTTGGATTGGCTTGAAATCATGAAAAAAAGCGGAATTGCGCTTATGATTTTATCCAATAATACTCATGAACGCGTAAAACCATTTGCAGCCCGTTTGGGGCTGCTGTTTGAGTCCTCAGGTGCAAAGCCATTGCCAAAAGGGTTTCGGCGCTGCTGTGAGCGCCTAGGGCTGCCTAAGAGCGAGGTTGCTATAGTAGGTGACCAGCTTTTTACCGATATTGCAGGGGCAAACCTATTTGGCATGAAAAGCATACTCGTTGAACCAATCGAATTGGAGACAGGGCTGCTGTTTTTTGTAAAACGGGTAATCGAACGCCCCATCTTAAAAGCATATCACCGCGGTGGGCGCACAAAAGGAGAGACTAAATGA
- a CDS encoding M24 family metallopeptidase, translating to MKSKIQQLMQNLPEHIDAALITSEQNRRYYTGFPSSAGILFVTKEAAYFLIDFRYVEAAKTAIKDCEVLLLENTQKSLQSLCKKHAVKTVAAENSYLTVGSFHRFSTLLSPVKLLDEDTVDQLILSQRRYKTIDEIEKIRTAQALTEETFNYILTRLSAGKTEREIALDMEFYMRRQGAEAVSFDFIVVSGCNSSRPHGVPSDKVIQNGDFVTMDFGAIVDGYHSDMTRTVAVGNITDKQKLVYDTVLKAQLAGIDAIKVGASCKDVDAAARDIIYNAGFEGCFGHGLGHSVGVEIHEEPRFSITSDDTVESGIVMTVEPGIYIEGEFGCRIEDMIYVTENKIENLTHSPKNLIIL from the coding sequence ATGAAAAGTAAAATTCAACAACTTATGCAAAATCTGCCTGAACATATTGATGCGGCATTGATTACTTCAGAACAAAACCGCAGATACTATACTGGGTTTCCATCTTCTGCGGGAATTTTATTTGTGACAAAAGAAGCAGCATATTTCTTAATCGATTTTCGCTATGTCGAAGCTGCAAAAACAGCTATCAAAGATTGCGAAGTTTTGCTGCTCGAAAACACTCAAAAATCTTTGCAGTCACTTTGCAAAAAACATGCGGTCAAAACCGTTGCGGCAGAGAACAGCTACCTTACGGTGGGCAGCTTTCACCGTTTTTCAACTCTGCTTTCGCCCGTCAAACTTTTGGATGAGGACACAGTAGATCAGCTGATTCTTTCGCAGCGCCGATATAAAACAATCGATGAAATTGAAAAAATTCGCACAGCGCAAGCGCTCACAGAAGAAACGTTCAATTATATTCTCACTCGGCTTTCTGCGGGAAAAACGGAGCGCGAAATTGCACTCGATATGGAATTTTATATGAGAAGGCAAGGCGCCGAAGCGGTTTCGTTCGACTTTATTGTGGTATCGGGGTGCAACTCCTCAAGGCCTCATGGTGTGCCATCCGATAAAGTGATTCAAAACGGTGATTTTGTCACGATGGATTTCGGTGCAATTGTGGACGGCTATCACTCTGACATGACGCGTACCGTGGCGGTAGGCAATATAACTGATAAGCAAAAGCTTGTGTATGATACGGTGCTGAAAGCGCAGCTGGCAGGCATAGACGCCATCAAAGTTGGCGCGTCCTGCAAGGATGTTGATGCGGCGGCGCGAGATATCATTTACAATGCCGGTTTCGAGGGATGTTTTGGGCATGGGCTTGGTCACTCTGTTGGTGTTGAAATTCATGAAGAACCCCGCTTCAGCATTACCAGCGACGACACGGTAGAGTCTGGCATTGTTATGACGGTGGAGCCGGGTATTTACATTGAGGGCGAATTTGGCTGCCGCATCGAAGATATGATTTATGTTACCGAGAACAAAATTGAGAATCTTACGCACAGCCCTAAGAACCTTATCATTTTGTAG
- the rsfS gene encoding ribosome silencing factor, with the protein MTSLDMTKKIASVLDAKKAQDIKAIRISKVTSIADYFIIASATNTTQVKALADEVEDQMTKLGYEPKAVEGYVSASWIVLDYYDVIVHIFCGDIREFYSLERLWSDGDSVDLSDVLTED; encoded by the coding sequence ATGACATCACTCGATATGACGAAAAAAATTGCATCTGTTCTGGACGCTAAAAAAGCACAGGACATCAAAGCAATTCGTATTTCAAAAGTAACATCGATTGCTGACTATTTTATCATTGCTTCCGCAACCAACACTACACAGGTTAAAGCACTTGCAGATGAGGTTGAGGATCAGATGACAAAGCTTGGCTATGAGCCGAAAGCCGTAGAAGGCTATGTTTCTGCGTCTTGGATTGTGCTGGATTACTATGATGTAATTGTACACATCTTTTGCGGAGATATCAGAGAATTTTATTCGCTGGAGCGTTTATGGTCAGACGGCGATTCGGTCGATTTATCTGATGTATTAACAGAAGATTAG
- a CDS encoding TIM barrel protein, with the protein MSIYFGPAGNSVSFAAQGYKKNTQIPEYLEQFGLNAFEYQCGRGVKISDASAAEFGAAAAAKNIQISLHAPYFISLSSLEEEKRTASINYILQSARAVKAMGGTRIVVHSGSCSKISRQEALHLASDTMRKALVALDEAGFDDVRVCPETMGKVNQLGTLEEVIELCTIDERMIPCIDFGHLNARTFGGLKTFADFEHIFNTIENRLGNSRLKEFHSHFSKIEYTQNGGEKCHLTFDDTVFGPNFEPVAELIYQKNCEPTIICESSGTQAEDAAKMKAIYLAAGV; encoded by the coding sequence ATGAGCATTTATTTCGGCCCGGCAGGCAACAGCGTCAGCTTTGCAGCGCAAGGTTATAAAAAAAATACTCAGATACCCGAATATCTTGAGCAATTTGGTTTAAATGCATTCGAATACCAATGTGGCAGAGGGGTCAAAATTTCGGATGCATCGGCAGCTGAATTCGGTGCGGCGGCAGCGGCAAAAAACATTCAGATTTCGTTGCATGCCCCTTATTTTATTTCGCTATCTTCACTGGAAGAAGAAAAACGAACAGCGAGCATAAATTATATTCTACAAAGCGCGCGGGCGGTTAAGGCGATGGGCGGAACCCGTATTGTGGTGCATTCGGGGTCTTGTTCAAAAATCAGCAGACAAGAGGCACTCCATCTTGCGTCCGATACAATGCGTAAAGCTCTTGTTGCACTGGATGAAGCAGGTTTTGATGATGTGCGTGTGTGCCCTGAGACAATGGGTAAAGTAAACCAGCTGGGTACTTTAGAAGAAGTTATTGAGCTTTGTACCATCGACGAGCGCATGATTCCCTGTATCGACTTTGGTCATCTTAATGCGCGAACCTTCGGCGGGCTGAAAACTTTTGCCGATTTTGAACATATCTTCAATACCATTGAGAATAGACTTGGTAATTCTCGTTTAAAAGAGTTTCATTCGCATTTTTCAAAAATCGAATATACCCAAAACGGTGGCGAAAAATGCCATCTTACTTTTGATGATACTGTTTTCGGCCCTAATTTTGAGCCGGTCGCCGAATTAATATACCAAAAAAATTGTGAGCCTACCATCATTTGCGAGTCGAGCGGAACACAGGCAGAGGATGCGGCGAAAATGAAAGCTATTTATTTAGCAGCAGGAGTGTAA
- the leuS gene encoding leucine--tRNA ligase has protein sequence MKYNFAEVEKKWQDIWDAKNVFAATNDFSKPKFYALVEFPYPSGQGLHVGHPRSYTALDIVSRKRRLEGYNVLYPMGWDAFGLPTENFAMKNHIHPEVVTKQNVAHFKAQLKSLGLSFDWNREINTTDPNYFKWTQWIFLQFFKKGLAYKKEMAVNWCTGCKVVLANEEVVGGVCERCGGEVVHKVKSQWMLKITEYAERLINDLDLVDYIDRVKVSQINWIGKSTGANVNFGTTAGDNLLVYTTRPDTLFGATYMVISPEHSFIEKWADKIENLSEIKAYQEEAAKKSDFERTELVKEKTGVEIKGIRGINPVNGKEVPIFVADYVLTSYGTGAIMAVPAHDTRDWEFAKKFDLPIVEVVAGGNVQEAAFTDCSTGVMVNSDFLTGLSVEDAKVKIIEWLTKNSKGEKKVNYKLRDWVFSRQRYWGEPIPIVCCDKCGYVPVPEDQLPLQLPQVETYEQTETGESPLAKIDSWVNTTCPHCGGPAKRETDTMPQWAGSSWYFMRYCDPTNNDAIASKEALDYWLPVDWYNGGMEHTTLHLLYSRFWHKFLYDIGVVSTPEPYAKRTSHGMILGENNEKMSKSRGNVINPDDIVNEFGADTMRLYEMFIGDFEKSAPWNSSSIKGCKRFLERIWNLQEILVDGDEFRPEVETPMHKTIKKVTEDIENLKFNTAIAAMMALLNNLTDTGKVNKAELRAFLVLINPFAPHLAEEMWQVLHFGGMLNQQKWVTYDEAKCKESTIEVVVQINGKIKARLNVAADITAEDAIAAAKQDAAVKAAAEGKNIVKEIYVPGKLVNIVVK, from the coding sequence ATGAAGTATAATTTTGCAGAGGTAGAAAAAAAGTGGCAGGATATTTGGGATGCAAAAAATGTATTTGCTGCAACCAATGATTTTTCTAAGCCCAAATTTTATGCTCTGGTAGAGTTTCCGTATCCCTCGGGGCAAGGTCTCCACGTTGGTCATCCGCGCTCCTATACTGCGCTCGACATTGTTTCGCGTAAGCGTCGTCTTGAGGGCTATAATGTGCTGTATCCAATGGGGTGGGACGCATTTGGTTTGCCCACCGAAAACTTCGCAATGAAAAATCATATTCATCCCGAAGTTGTCACAAAACAAAATGTAGCTCATTTTAAAGCACAGCTAAAATCTCTTGGTTTGTCCTTCGACTGGAACCGTGAAATCAATACAACCGATCCCAATTATTTTAAATGGACACAGTGGATTTTTCTCCAGTTTTTTAAAAAAGGATTGGCGTACAAAAAAGAGATGGCAGTAAACTGGTGTACCGGCTGTAAGGTTGTGCTGGCAAACGAAGAGGTTGTCGGCGGAGTGTGCGAACGCTGCGGCGGCGAAGTTGTTCACAAGGTGAAAAGCCAGTGGATGCTGAAAATCACCGAGTATGCAGAACGCCTAATCAATGACCTCGACCTTGTAGACTACATAGACAGGGTAAAGGTGTCTCAAATCAATTGGATTGGTAAATCTACCGGCGCAAACGTTAATTTCGGAACTACTGCAGGCGATAACCTGCTTGTATATACCACTCGCCCCGACACATTGTTTGGTGCAACTTATATGGTTATTTCGCCCGAGCATTCGTTTATCGAAAAGTGGGCAGATAAAATCGAAAACTTATCGGAAATTAAAGCTTATCAAGAAGAAGCCGCCAAAAAATCCGATTTTGAGCGTACCGAACTGGTTAAAGAAAAAACCGGTGTCGAAATTAAAGGCATACGTGGCATCAATCCCGTAAACGGTAAAGAAGTTCCAATATTCGTGGCGGATTATGTACTGACTTCGTACGGAACCGGTGCCATCATGGCAGTTCCTGCACACGATACCCGTGACTGGGAGTTTGCTAAAAAATTCGACCTCCCCATTGTTGAGGTGGTTGCAGGAGGCAATGTACAGGAGGCAGCTTTCACCGATTGTTCAACCGGTGTTATGGTGAATTCCGATTTTCTTACAGGGCTTTCTGTCGAAGATGCAAAAGTTAAAATTATAGAGTGGCTAACTAAAAACAGCAAAGGTGAGAAAAAAGTAAACTATAAACTGCGCGATTGGGTGTTCTCTCGTCAGCGCTATTGGGGCGAACCCATTCCAATTGTGTGCTGCGATAAATGCGGTTATGTACCTGTACCCGAAGATCAGTTGCCGCTGCAACTTCCTCAGGTCGAAACCTATGAGCAGACAGAAACGGGTGAATCTCCCCTTGCAAAAATCGACAGTTGGGTAAATACTACTTGTCCGCATTGCGGTGGCCCCGCAAAGCGCGAAACCGACACCATGCCCCAGTGGGCGGGTTCCTCTTGGTATTTTATGCGCTATTGCGACCCTACAAACAACGATGCCATTGCCAGCAAAGAGGCTCTGGATTATTGGCTGCCTGTAGATTGGTATAATGGCGGTATGGAGCATACCACTTTACATTTGCTGTACTCTCGTTTCTGGCATAAGTTTTTGTATGATATCGGCGTGGTTAGCACACCAGAGCCCTATGCAAAACGTACCAGCCATGGTATGATTTTGGGTGAAAACAATGAGAAAATGAGTAAATCTCGCGGCAACGTCATCAATCCCGACGATATTGTCAACGAATTCGGTGCAGATACCATGCGCCTGTATGAGATGTTCATCGGCGACTTTGAAAAAAGCGCACCGTGGAACTCTTCCTCTATCAAAGGTTGTAAGAGATTTCTCGAGAGAATTTGGAATTTGCAGGAGATTTTAGTTGACGGTGATGAATTCCGTCCTGAGGTTGAAACTCCTATGCATAAAACCATCAAAAAGGTAACTGAGGACATTGAAAACCTTAAATTCAATACGGCTATCGCCGCGATGATGGCACTTCTTAACAACCTTACCGATACCGGAAAGGTTAATAAAGCAGAGCTCAGAGCATTTCTTGTCCTCATTAACCCGTTTGCACCCCATCTTGCCGAAGAAATGTGGCAGGTACTCCATTTTGGTGGTATGCTCAACCAGCAAAAATGGGTTACCTACGACGAAGCAAAATGCAAAGAGTCCACTATCGAAGTTGTTGTGCAGATCAACGGCAAAATTAAAGCACGCTTAAACGTAGCTGCCGATATTACCGCTGAAGATGCCATTGCAGCAGCAAAGCAAGATGCCGCTGTAAAAGCTGCTGCCGAAGGGAAAAACATTGTTAAAGAAATTTATGTTCCCGGTAAGTTGGTAAACATTGTAGTAAAATAG